The Candidatus Protochlamydia phocaeensis genome has a window encoding:
- the ung gene encoding uracil-DNA glycosylase: MAKHTFTPFVLEPSWQKVMKEELSQPYVAELAAFVEKEYASSPKPIYPPRDLIFNAFQQTPFHKTQVLLMGQDPYHGPGQAHGLSFSVPKGVKPPPSLQNIFKELESDVHIPRPSNGCLIPWAKQGILLLNATLTVRQGEPLSHHGRGWEHFTDAVVRKLQEREDPVIFVLWGKSAQDKCRFLRESGMPSRHFILTAAHPSPYSANNGFFGCRHFSKINELLEQQGKTPIFWPLED; this comes from the coding sequence ATGGCAAAACACACTTTTACGCCTTTTGTATTAGAACCAAGCTGGCAAAAAGTGATGAAAGAAGAGCTTAGTCAGCCGTATGTGGCGGAATTGGCTGCTTTTGTGGAAAAAGAATATGCCTCCTCTCCCAAGCCTATTTATCCGCCGCGCGACCTCATTTTTAATGCTTTTCAACAAACGCCTTTTCATAAAACCCAAGTGCTTTTGATGGGACAGGATCCTTATCACGGCCCAGGACAAGCCCATGGCTTGAGCTTTAGCGTTCCCAAAGGCGTGAAGCCCCCTCCTTCTTTGCAAAATATCTTTAAAGAACTGGAATCCGATGTGCATATTCCCCGGCCTTCCAATGGCTGTTTAATCCCTTGGGCAAAGCAAGGCATTCTGCTGCTCAATGCCACTTTAACAGTTCGGCAAGGCGAGCCGCTTTCTCATCACGGCAGGGGATGGGAACACTTCACGGACGCAGTTGTCCGCAAATTGCAAGAAAGAGAAGATCCCGTCATTTTTGTTCTATGGGGAAAATCAGCTCAAGACAAGTGCCGCTTCTTGCGCGAATCAGGCATGCCCTCGCGTCACTTTATTTTGACCGCGGCCCATCCTTCCCCTTATTCCGCCAATAATGGCTTCTTTGGTTGCCGCCATTTTTCCAAGATCAATGAATTGCTCGAACAGCAAGGGAAAACGCCTAT
- a CDS encoding ParA family protein → MQTIAISSFKGGTAKTSTALHLGAALSKFHKKKVLLIDFDAQANLTTGLGFDPDENDSLAPVLQGNKTLSDVIKKTDISSLDLIPADTWLERVEVTGNLAADRYSHEKLRDLLRPLQYDFAIIDTPPSLCWLTESALIAAQHTLVCVTPEFYSVKGLERLSQFMDSIGQRHPLNVLGVVLSFWNARGKSNQAFLEVIERTFPNKALQNKIRRDISVSEASIYGKPVFDTDPDSRAAEDYLAVAKELLQRL, encoded by the coding sequence ATGCAAACGATTGCCATTAGCAGCTTCAAAGGAGGAACAGCCAAAACCTCTACAGCTCTGCATTTGGGAGCTGCTTTGTCAAAGTTTCACAAAAAGAAAGTGTTGCTCATCGATTTCGATGCCCAAGCCAATCTCACCACGGGCTTGGGCTTTGATCCCGATGAAAATGACAGCTTAGCCCCTGTTCTACAAGGCAATAAAACACTTTCCGACGTCATTAAAAAGACGGACATCTCTTCTTTGGATTTAATTCCAGCCGATACGTGGCTGGAAAGGGTAGAGGTGACCGGGAATTTGGCAGCTGACCGTTATTCACATGAAAAACTGCGCGATCTGCTCCGCCCCCTTCAGTATGACTTTGCCATCATCGACACCCCTCCCTCCCTTTGCTGGCTGACGGAGTCCGCCTTGATTGCCGCTCAGCACACGCTCGTTTGCGTCACACCTGAGTTTTATAGCGTCAAAGGGTTGGAGCGCTTGAGTCAATTTATGGACAGCATCGGCCAGCGGCATCCCTTAAATGTCTTGGGCGTCGTCCTCTCTTTTTGGAACGCGCGCGGAAAAAGCAACCAAGCTTTCCTGGAAGTGATCGAGCGCACTTTTCCCAATAAGGCCTTGCAGAATAAAATTCGACGGGATATTTCAGTTTCGGAAGCCTCCATTTATGGGAAACCGGTATTCGATACCGATCCAGATAGCCGTGCGGCAGAAGATTACTTGGCCGTCGCCAAAGAACTTCTTCAACGCTTATAA
- a CDS encoding CT583 family protein: MADVNSILTQRIKKSPHTSKMAAMAQQSATGNLTSFAGVFSVSELSDKEKLALEGLLTAYAQEESNVQVDLQTLISLTSEVKAINNQAAILHGERIKKAHQLLIRYRDGAFTAWLIAAYGNRQTPYNLMQYYDFWEAMPKALRPQIEEMPRQAVYVLASRTGSLEKKQEIVANYRGESKTDLLTVIRHAFPLDQEDKRQQKMGAGLIQGLQRLYQQFKQCPCELSAAQKEQVNALLQQIQQLIA; encoded by the coding sequence ATGGCCGACGTCAACTCGATCCTCACGCAGCGCATCAAAAAATCCCCGCATACGTCCAAAATGGCGGCAATGGCCCAGCAATCAGCGACTGGCAACCTGACAAGTTTTGCCGGCGTTTTCAGCGTTTCAGAGCTGAGCGATAAAGAGAAGCTTGCATTAGAAGGGCTTTTAACGGCCTATGCGCAAGAAGAGAGCAATGTGCAGGTAGATCTTCAAACGCTGATTTCCTTAACTTCAGAGGTTAAGGCCATTAATAACCAAGCGGCTATTCTTCATGGAGAACGGATTAAAAAAGCCCATCAGCTGCTGATCCGTTACCGCGATGGAGCCTTTACAGCTTGGCTGATTGCCGCTTATGGTAACCGCCAAACACCTTATAATTTAATGCAATATTATGACTTCTGGGAGGCAATGCCCAAAGCTTTGCGGCCGCAAATTGAAGAAATGCCGCGCCAAGCCGTTTATGTCCTGGCCAGCCGCACGGGCAGTTTGGAGAAAAAGCAGGAAATCGTTGCCAATTATCGCGGCGAATCTAAAACAGACCTTCTGACAGTCATCCGCCATGCCTTTCCTTTAGACCAGGAAGACAAACGACAGCAAAAAATGGGAGCGGGCTTAATTCAAGGCCTGCAGCGGCTCTATCAACAATTCAAACAATGTCCTTGCGAGCTGAGTGCCGCGCAAAAAGAACAAGTAAACGCTCTTTTGCAACAAATCCAGCAGCTGATTGCTTAG
- the thrS gene encoding threonine--tRNA ligase encodes MLITLKDQSSIELPEGSTAKDLADKLNLKGPSEALGASVNGKTVDLSHSLKHGDHVILWNFEDPEGKEIFWHTSAHVLAQAILRIWPDAQPTIGPPIESGFYYDFANLTISDADFERIEKEMQAIVAANYVSQREVLPSKEEALRLFAHNPYKCELINSFEEGSPLTAYRQGEFFDLCRGPHLFNLGKLKAIKVMKTAGAYWRGDANNEMLTRIYAISFPDRKMLKDYLQQLEEAKKRDHKVLGPKLDLFSLKEEAPGMPFIHPKGLIIWNQLVAYIRECLSRNNYVEIKTPTMMTRELWETSGHWSNYRQNMFTSQIEERDFAIKPMNCPGCMLYYRSHTHSYRELPLRIAEIGNVHRYEPSGSLSGLFRVRSFHQDDAHIFMKPTDIEGEISAVLALADEIYSTFGLSYRLELSTRPEKNTIGTDEEWEIATAGLKGALDKTGREYRINEGDGAFYGPKIDFHIRDAINRSWQCGTIQLDMALPDKFELEYTAQDGTRKRPVMIHRAIFGSIERFLGILIEHYAGKFPLWLSPSQIRLITVADRHEPYAQQLAQRFKQAGFHVEVDSSSESVSKKVRNAQLSQFNYILTVGDQEMEHQTANLRTRDNVVHGEIQIDEFIQKIDQERQQRLQTSPYASQSATERT; translated from the coding sequence ATGCTTATTACATTGAAAGATCAATCATCCATTGAGCTTCCGGAAGGAAGCACTGCCAAAGATTTAGCAGATAAATTAAATCTAAAAGGACCAAGCGAAGCATTGGGAGCATCTGTGAACGGCAAGACGGTTGACCTTTCCCATTCTCTCAAGCATGGCGATCACGTCATTTTATGGAATTTTGAAGATCCGGAAGGAAAAGAAATTTTTTGGCATACATCAGCCCACGTATTAGCCCAAGCCATTTTGCGCATTTGGCCGGATGCTCAGCCCACAATCGGTCCGCCTATTGAGAGCGGATTTTACTACGATTTCGCCAATTTGACCATTTCCGATGCAGATTTTGAGCGCATTGAAAAAGAAATGCAGGCCATTGTAGCGGCCAATTATGTCTCGCAACGCGAAGTGCTGCCCTCCAAAGAAGAGGCGCTGCGCTTATTTGCCCATAATCCCTACAAGTGCGAACTGATCAACAGCTTTGAAGAAGGAAGCCCCTTAACGGCTTACCGCCAAGGAGAATTTTTCGATCTCTGCCGCGGCCCCCATTTGTTCAATTTGGGCAAACTCAAGGCAATCAAAGTCATGAAAACAGCTGGGGCTTACTGGAGAGGGGATGCCAATAACGAAATGCTCACCCGCATTTATGCCATTTCTTTTCCCGATCGCAAAATGCTGAAAGACTATCTGCAGCAGCTTGAAGAAGCCAAAAAGCGTGACCACAAAGTTTTGGGACCAAAGCTCGATCTTTTCTCACTCAAGGAAGAAGCCCCCGGCATGCCTTTTATTCATCCCAAAGGCCTCATCATTTGGAATCAGCTCGTTGCCTATATCCGTGAATGCTTGAGCCGCAACAACTATGTCGAGATTAAAACGCCGACCATGATGACTCGTGAGCTGTGGGAAACCTCCGGACACTGGAGCAACTATCGCCAAAATATGTTTACTTCTCAAATCGAGGAACGCGACTTTGCCATCAAGCCCATGAACTGCCCCGGATGCATGCTTTATTATCGCAGCCATACCCACAGCTATCGCGAGTTGCCCTTGCGCATCGCAGAAATTGGAAACGTGCACCGCTATGAGCCCTCCGGATCGCTTTCCGGCCTCTTTAGAGTGCGCAGCTTCCACCAAGATGATGCCCATATCTTCATGAAACCCACCGATATTGAGGGCGAAATTTCTGCCGTTTTAGCGCTTGCCGATGAAATTTACTCGACTTTCGGCCTGTCTTATCGCTTAGAGCTATCTACTCGTCCAGAGAAGAATACCATTGGAACAGACGAGGAATGGGAAATTGCGACAGCCGGATTGAAAGGCGCTTTGGACAAAACAGGCAGAGAGTACCGCATCAACGAAGGCGACGGCGCTTTTTACGGCCCCAAGATCGATTTTCACATTCGCGACGCCATCAACCGTAGCTGGCAGTGCGGCACCATTCAGCTTGACATGGCACTTCCGGATAAATTCGAGCTCGAATACACCGCTCAAGACGGAACTCGCAAACGTCCAGTCATGATTCACCGCGCCATTTTCGGCTCGATCGAACGCTTCCTGGGCATTTTGATTGAGCACTATGCAGGCAAATTCCCGCTCTGGTTAAGCCCAAGTCAGATCCGCTTGATTACGGTAGCTGACCGCCATGAGCCCTATGCCCAACAGCTGGCACAGCGCTTCAAGCAGGCAGGCTTCCACGTGGAAGTCGACAGCTCCAGCGAATCGGTCAGCAAAAAGGTCCGCAATGCCCAGCTGTCTCAATTCAACTATATCTTGACCGTTGGCGATCAAGAGATGGAGCACCAGACAGCGAATTTGCGCACCCGGGACAATGTCGTGCACGGAGAAATTCAAATCGACGAATTTATCCAAAAGATCGACCAAGAGAGGCAGCAACGCCTTCAAACATCCCCTTATGCGTCTCAGTCAGCAACAGAAAGGACATAA